The DNA segment GTCAGATGCCTGGTGGTCCGGGACTTCTCGGCCCGGAAGGAGGGAGTGATGGAATAGACCCTTTCCAGGGAATAGATGAGAGCCTCCAGGTACATTTGTGCGCTCTGGCTCAGGTACGCCTCCCGATCGAAATATTTGAGTTTGAACAGTGTGACCCCGCCCTCGCAGGCATTCTGGGTGAAGATCGGGGGAGTGACCTCGGTGAAACCCTGTTCGTCCAGCCACTCGCGGGCACCTTTCATGGCGCTGCTCTTGATCTTCATCACCGCGTTCTGCTCGCGCGATCTTATCCAGAGGTGCCGGTTGTCGAGGAGAAGCTCCTCGCTCTGGTACTCGGTGATCGGGAAAGGTTGCGAAGGACCGACAAGCGTGAACCCGGTAGCCCTGATCTCATAACCGCCGGGAGCCCTCTTGTCCTCTGCCAGAGTTCCCTGTACCGTGACCGATGATTCGATGGCGGAGGCAACTGACTGGTCGAAATCCCCGTCCGGCAGAGCCCCCTTCTTCACCGTGACCTGGATTATGCCGGTGGAATCCCTCACCACGGCGAAGACGATCTTGCCGCTACTCCTGGTGCGGTATATCCAGCCCCTAACGGCGGTCTCTGCCCCAACGACCGGGGAGTCCAGCAGCTGTTTTATCGGCACAGGGGAACTCATCTAAATACCCACCAGGGTTACAAATGGCACTCTACTATCTTTTTATTTCGGTGGACCTGGCCACATCTTATTAATATCCGTTGTCAGGATGGAACGTTATGCGCGTAAGAGAGGCCACCCCACAGGACCTGGACGACCTGATGCGCATCGAAGAGGAATCATTTCAGGAAGAAAGGTTCAACAGGGACCTCCTGGAGATGTTCGTGAACGAGGAGGAGTTCGAGACCCTGGTCTGCGAGATGGATGGAATCGTCGTGGGGTATGCCACCGCCTACACTGAGCCGGGGGTCAAGAGCCGCGTTCTATCGCTGGCCGTGGATAAGAGGCATCGAGGAAGGGGGATCGGAGTTGAACTGATGAGGGAGATCGAACACCGCGCAAGGACTTTGAGATCAAACTCTGTTTCCCTTGAGGTACGCGTCACCAACGAAGTGGCGGTGAACCTCTACCTGAAGGAAGGATACCGTATCAAAGGGACCATTCCTGACTACTATTCCAAGGGAGAGGACGCATTCTACATGGAGAAGAAGCTATAGATCGACGGGTTTTCTGAGATTCCGGACAGCGATTTGTCTAGCCGCCTGAAAAATAGAAGATAACCGGCCGCCCTTTAATGATTGTAACCTTTTATGGGTATTTTGATGGCATATCTGGGTGCGTTTTGTGAAATATCAATAGACCTCGGAAACCATTAAGTAATAGACCTATTATTGGTGGTTGTCATCAACACTCGCAGATTGTTGGCTAGGGGTGCGTAAATGGAAGAGTCACTTTGCAACGTCGAGTTCCTTAAGAACAATAACACTTACATTGCCCGTGTACAAAGCGACCTTGGTGGCCTCAGGGAGTACCAAAGTTCTAACCTAGAGGAAGTCCTCGAACAGGTCATCATCGACCTTCAAGAGGAGTTCGAGACCTCCATCTGAGCGTGCCAGGCCAAGAAAGCGGGCCACGGTCTTCTGGAGGCAGATGCTTCTGGATAACTTGGGCTCCATCCATTAGGAGGGGTTCAGGTGCAAGAAAAGGAAGGTAACGAGATTGATACGGTAATGTCCTCTTACTACGGGGAGGAGCAGGTTACTGCGATTATTAACCTCAAGGTCGATACCAAGGCCGCAGACACGATCGCGGAAAAGGTGGCCAAGTATGCCCTTGTGGAGGATGTCTTCCTGGTCACTGGTGATACTGATATCGTTGTCAAGACCAAGTTCCACAACTATAATCAGCTCAAGAGGTTCCTTGTGGACGAGATCTCGAACATCGATGGAGTGAAGGACACGAAGACTCTGATGGTGGTCACGACCTTCAAGGAAAGGGGAAAGATCGTAGCTGAATCGCAGGAGCCGAACAAATAGGCTTCATGGTGCAAATTAGTCTCAAGAGGTGTTAACATGGTAGTAGTTGATGTCAAGCAAAAGATGGGTCAAATTTTGGAAGTATTGGACCAGTTGGCCGAGGATACGTCGGTCCCTCGGAACATCAGGCGCGGAGCCACAGAGGCAAAGGCAAAGCTGGAGCAGAGCGCAGCCTTGGATGTCCGGGTGGCCGGGGCGATCGGAAAGCTGGACGATCTGGCGAACGACCCGAACATACCGATGCATGGAAGGACCATCATCTATCGCATCATCACCGAGCTGGAGAACCTGCTCGCGGCAGCTCCGAAGTGAGGACATATTTCTTCGAACAAACTGATTAGCCTCCAGGGGCCATCTTCCGGCAAATGCTGGCAGTGTCTTGGGTCAGAAAAGATTAAGATATTGTGCTGGATTTGGTAGCGCACAGGCGGCCATAGTCTAGTGGTTAGGACTGAAGCTTCCCAAGCTTCGAACTCGGGTTCGAATCCCGGTGGCCGCACTTTTTATCTTATCCATTCAGCTGATCTTAGGATCATAGGCCTTTTTGCCATTACCGAAAACGGTATACCATGTTTTGAATGTAACATGATAGGAGAAATCTAGGTCAGGCAACGGACCTACTATAATAGTTTGGCGATTTCGTTTTGTAAAATTTATTATTAATTAATTGCATATTTTAGACAATATGAACTGTTCAGGAACTATATGATAACAAATTTCCATATAATTTTGTTTATAATGTATGATCGAATCTCCTGAACAGGGGAGAATAATGGAAGAGACCCTTGTCGAGGGTGATGTTCTCTGCCATCAGATCAGTTGCAATCAACATCTCGGGATCCATTTTTGATCCAGATGTTCAGGCTGTATGCCTCATTGAGCGATTTCTTCCGATCGCTAGCATACGAGACAGACCCTGCGACGATCATCGAGATCGTTGTGGTGGCAGTCTCCATCCAGTCTGATCAGTGCAACGTAACGAAAAAGGAGATGAAAATATTAGGATGGGATCAACATTGAAGAGGGACAAGTTCGGGACGGCTGTCACCAGGACAGCTGTTCCGGTCGCACCGGGACCGGCTACGACGGTGGCCTTGTCCGTTTTTAACAGCATAGCGAACAAAGCAAGGGACAACGCTTGGAAGATCGGCGATCAGGCGATGAAAAAGGGCGCCTTCGAGATTGCCTCGGGAATAACGAGAGGTTGTTTCGAATGAGATTCTTCAACAAGCACCGATTGAAAAACTACGCCCTGATGCTCGGATCCATAGTGATCGTCATTTCATTGCTGTCCGTAAGTTTGCAGGTCACCAGTGC comes from the Methanomassiliicoccales archaeon genome and includes:
- the asnS gene encoding asparagine--tRNA ligase; the encoded protein is MSSPVPIKQLLDSPVVGAETAVRGWIYRTRSSGKIVFAVVRDSTGIIQVTVKKGALPDGDFDQSVASAIESSVTVQGTLAEDKRAPGGYEIRATGFTLVGPSQPFPITEYQSEELLLDNRHLWIRSREQNAVMKIKSSAMKGAREWLDEQGFTEVTPPIFTQNACEGGVTLFKLKYFDREAYLSQSAQMYLEALIYSLERVYSITPSFRAEKSRTTRHLTEYWHLELEEAWTDNAGNMKIQEELVSAMIAKIVDERRDELKLVGRDVDQLKLIVPPFNRVTYAQTIERLKQKDFSIEWGQDLGAPEERAVTADESLPTFITNFPKECKAFYMKEDPDDPRTYKCADLLAPEGYGEIIGGSERETDLTKILERLESQCVPVDSYQWYLDLRKYGSVPHSGFGLGVERIVRWVCKLEHIRDAIPFPRTVSRVYP
- the rimI gene encoding ribosomal protein S18-alanine N-acetyltransferase — translated: MRVREATPQDLDDLMRIEEESFQEERFNRDLLEMFVNEEEFETLVCEMDGIVVGYATAYTEPGVKSRVLSLAVDKRHRGRGIGVELMREIEHRARTLRSNSVSLEVRVTNEVAVNLYLKEGYRIKGTIPDYYSKGEDAFYMEKKL
- a CDS encoding Lrp/AsnC ligand binding domain-containing protein, whose protein sequence is MQEKEGNEIDTVMSSYYGEEQVTAIINLKVDTKAADTIAEKVAKYALVEDVFLVTGDTDIVVKTKFHNYNQLKRFLVDEISNIDGVKDTKTLMVVTTFKERGKIVAESQEPNK
- a CDS encoding UPF0147 family protein, which gives rise to MVVVDVKQKMGQILEVLDQLAEDTSVPRNIRRGATEAKAKLEQSAALDVRVAGAIGKLDDLANDPNIPMHGRTIIYRIITELENLLAAAPK